The following proteins are encoded in a genomic region of Helicobacter sp. MIT 21-1697:
- a CDS encoding relaxase/mobilization nuclease domain-containing protein: MRDVILELPPENSYEQSELFEYISFKKIRKIPEHYPIKIKRAFRTNFERNVALFSPQKNPHQSSSKNVVIKNIGNMKKAHLCNALSYTFSHSELQVGFNHLGECVNAGEILEDWGQDFSSNPKTNEAMHLVFSLNEPHSQSVLDTLLESTRQTMQSYFSEYKWVLVPHSHQNKPHIHIIVNKSNMFSGKKLHFKSKGEISHFFEELREDFKYNLFEYSRGKLDYTNEVKFDKKFRQDMLSSKIEKLEQLNLIAPAQKEIDFMASYKEAITDVNQRLNGLDMRAKNTKKSLHNNTNHLKNIQSKIAQREEQGLNVALLLERARIVQEKLDKDKRDIDEIELRKSELENYMRHFLNWEENFSNFTKNFQTQQKQKAFLKSFKGFERYLSIELNTKLRDIQRSILHNEKLMQESFKNINEGMLASLSDMKPKSNVFVLKKQYSKLLFYKGIVSSIEFENNANLRDKKAQSIKELSALQAQIVNMLKEQANQLPRSVKTTLQEIENLKSNTSLNDIELAKAYVRYTKRLSFYEKSIKALQGFQKQYGIDFKLESELKGAQDILKQTEITEQNNINAPQEAKQIALDNQSIKVTNKSVPEAVHTKIGERTKT, from the coding sequence ATGCGTGATGTCATTCTTGAATTACCACCTGAAAATTCTTATGAACAAAGCGAATTATTTGAGTATATTTCTTTCAAAAAAATTCGCAAGATTCCTGAGCATTATCCAATTAAAATTAAACGAGCTTTTAGGACAAATTTTGAGCGCAATGTTGCACTTTTCTCTCCGCAAAAGAATCCTCATCAAAGTTCTAGCAAAAATGTTGTGATTAAAAACATTGGGAATATGAAAAAAGCTCATTTGTGCAATGCGCTTTCTTATACTTTCTCTCATAGTGAATTGCAAGTAGGTTTTAATCATTTAGGAGAATGTGTTAATGCAGGAGAGATTCTTGAGGATTGGGGGCAAGACTTTTCATCAAATCCCAAAACAAATGAAGCAATGCACCTTGTCTTTTCTCTCAATGAACCACATTCTCAATCTGTGCTTGATACGCTTTTAGAATCTACACGCCAAACTATGCAAAGTTACTTCTCTGAATACAAGTGGGTTTTAGTGCCACACTCTCATCAAAACAAGCCTCATATTCATATCATTGTAAATAAAAGTAATATGTTTTCGGGCAAGAAACTTCACTTTAAATCTAAGGGAGAGATTTCTCATTTTTTTGAGGAGCTGCGAGAGGATTTTAAATATAATCTTTTTGAGTATTCAAGAGGCAAACTTGATTATACCAATGAGGTAAAATTTGATAAGAAATTTCGCCAAGATATGTTGAGCTCCAAAATAGAAAAATTAGAGCAGCTTAACCTTATTGCTCCTGCCCAAAAAGAAATTGATTTTATGGCAAGTTATAAGGAAGCCATTACCGATGTGAATCAGAGGCTTAATGGTTTGGATATGCGCGCTAAAAATACAAAGAAATCTTTGCATAACAATACCAATCATCTAAAAAATATCCAAAGCAAAATTGCACAGCGAGAGGAACAGGGCTTAAATGTTGCCTTACTTTTGGAAAGAGCGCGAATTGTGCAAGAAAAATTAGATAAAGACAAACGAGATATTGATGAAATTGAATTACGCAAAAGTGAGCTTGAAAATTATATGCGACATTTCTTAAATTGGGAGGAGAATTTTTCAAACTTTACAAAGAATTTCCAAACACAACAAAAGCAAAAGGCTTTTCTTAAATCTTTTAAAGGATTTGAGCGATACTTATCTATTGAACTCAATACCAAGCTCCGTGATATACAAAGGAGTATTTTGCATAATGAGAAATTAATGCAAGAAAGCTTTAAAAATATCAATGAGGGTATGCTTGCATCTCTTAGTGATATGAAACCTAAAAGTAATGTTTTTGTGTTAAAAAAGCAATATTCTAAGCTTCTTTTTTATAAAGGTATTGTCTCTAGTATTGAATTTGAGAATAATGCAAATTTGCGTGATAAAAAAGCACAGAGCATAAAAGAACTTAGTGCGCTTCAGGCACAGATTGTAAATATGCTCAAAGAGCAAGCAAATCAATTACCCCGCTCTGTCAAAACAACATTACAAGAAATAGAGAATCTTAAAAGCAATACTTCTCTTAATGATATTGAATTAGCAAAGGCTTATGTGCGATATACTAAGAGACTTTCATTTTATGAAAAATCCATAAAAGCCCTTCAAGGATTCCAAAAGCAATATGGCATTGACTTTAAACTTGAGAGTGAGTTAAAGGGTGCGCAAGATATACTAAAGCAAACAGAGATTACAGAGCAAAACAACATAAATGCTCCACAAGAAGCCAAACAGATTGCTTTAGATAATCAATCTATAAAAGTAACCAATAAAAGTGTGCCTGAAGCGGTCCATACAAAAATAGGTGAGCGAACAAAGACTTAG
- a CDS encoding ribbon-helix-helix domain-containing protein, with translation MKYTTKKLEQINKIESNKQAQALSNNIKDKDFAEEQKGNNRRNFTFTLDENLIKEIDEFLNEFGERKESKNKFVEDALRSYFAQRKAHIKTRLLEKIEKLNQY, from the coding sequence ATGAAATACACCACAAAAAAACTAGAGCAAATCAACAAGATAGAAAGTAATAAACAAGCGCAAGCACTTAGCAACAACATTAAAGACAAAGACTTTGCAGAGGAACAAAAGGGTAACAATAGGCGCAATTTTACCTTCACTCTTGATGAAAATCTCATTAAGGAGATTGATGAATTTCTCAATGAGTTTGGCGAAAGAAAAGAGAGTAAAAACAAATTTGTAGAGGACGCCTTACGCTCTTATTTTGCACAAAGAAAGGCTCATATTAAAACTCGCCTCCTTGAAAAAATTGAAAAGCTTAATCAATACTAA
- a CDS encoding Fic family protein — MIAYNPEFLDITSFLSQEQNNFLISLAQGISLDSLITETQDEKSIANKLCFDFIYTSAIIEGNTYTRGEAQTLFETRKPISSKSIDEANMLLNIKAALEYVLEEKPPITKHTIREIHQMLSQGLLPKKAQGGVRDIAVTIGNSDYIPLNNPQELEVQMDKMLTYFNKIFNPFDKAIYIHNNLAYLQYFQDCNKRLARIVQNLSLLNDGLPFLSFNALRAATEIKAQYKDAMLAYYEKGETKNFVDFFVREYANTLQTLQNFQNLQHKLDITKAPQANKSLRQKGKTR; from the coding sequence ATGATAGCCTACAACCCCGAATTTTTGGATATAACAAGCTTTTTATCCCAAGAGCAAAACAATTTCTTGATAAGTCTCGCTCAAGGAATCTCACTAGATTCTCTTATAACAGAGACACAAGATGAAAAATCCATTGCAAATAAGCTTTGCTTTGATTTTATCTATACTTCAGCCATTATTGAGGGCAATACTTACACGAGAGGCGAGGCACAAACACTCTTTGAAACACGCAAACCCATAAGCTCTAAAAGTATAGATGAAGCCAATATGCTTTTAAATATCAAAGCTGCCCTTGAGTATGTCCTAGAGGAAAAGCCTCCTATTACAAAGCACACTATAAGAGAGATTCATCAAATGCTTTCGCAGGGATTGCTCCCCAAAAAAGCACAAGGTGGCGTGAGAGATATTGCTGTTACCATAGGAAATAGCGATTATATTCCTCTGAATAATCCCCAAGAACTAGAAGTGCAAATGGATAAAATGCTTACTTATTTTAATAAGATTTTTAATCCCTTTGATAAGGCAATCTATATTCACAATAATCTTGCCTATTTGCAATACTTTCAAGATTGTAATAAGAGACTAGCAAGAATTGTGCAAAATCTTAGTTTGCTTAATGATGGCTTACCTTTTTTATCCTTTAATGCCCTAAGGGCAGCAACAGAGATAAAAGCGCAGTATAAAGATGCAATGCTTGCCTATTATGAAAAAGGAGAGACAAAAAATTTTGTGGATTTTTTTGTGCGTGAATATGCAAATACTTTGCAAACATTGCAAAACTTTCAGAATCTACAACACAAATTAGATATTACAAAAGCCCCTCAAGCGAATAAATCACTCAGACAAAAAGGTAAAACACGATGA
- a CDS encoding ParA family protein, with the protein MITTIANQKGGSGKSTLAINIATRLLEQSKKVLLLDTDSQKNCESFTNIRESEENKERNLPYFTLSNRSGDITQSLKQSLELYEYIVIDTKGSDCVESRKAMLYADRLIIPTTPSQLDFDVLCDFLERVKEVRDFNENLKVYVLINKVSPNPFLSKELSDFKEAIFALCKESSINDIHICENIIYDKIAYKRAISEGLGINEYSDDKAKQKFEEVFSEIMN; encoded by the coding sequence ATGATAACAACAATCGCCAATCAAAAAGGAGGCAGTGGAAAAAGCACACTTGCTATCAATATAGCAACAAGACTACTAGAGCAATCAAAGAAAGTTTTGCTACTTGATACAGATTCACAAAAAAATTGTGAAAGTTTTACAAACATTAGAGAATCTGAAGAAAACAAAGAGAGAAATCTTCCTTACTTTACTCTCTCCAATAGAAGCGGAGATATAACCCAAAGCCTCAAACAAAGCTTAGAGCTTTATGAATATATTGTTATTGACACAAAAGGGAGTGATTGCGTGGAATCTCGTAAAGCTATGCTCTATGCAGATAGGCTCATTATTCCAACTACTCCTAGCCAACTTGATTTTGATGTGCTTTGTGATTTTTTAGAAAGAGTGAAGGAGGTAAGAGATTTTAATGAAAATCTCAAAGTGTATGTGCTTATTAATAAAGTTTCTCCCAATCCTTTTTTGAGCAAAGAATTAAGCGATTTTAAAGAAGCTATATTTGCACTTTGCAAAGAAAGTTCAATAAATGATATTCATATCTGCGAAAATATTATTTATGATAAAATTGCATATAAACGCGCTATAAGTGAGGGCTTAGGCATAAATGAATATAGCGATGACAAGGCAAAACAAAAGTTTGAAGAAGTGTTTAGCGAAATAATGAATTAA
- a CDS encoding tyrosine-type recombinase/integrase has product MENQKIKLQESQIVKLLGEYFILKAKTFSQNSVYDKRKAAIFLSMQHDFKSFKSLSVFISKAVKLGIISAGGLSHSLKCVEHFVMRDGYFEPNMTEQKYIDYFFNLTKTLKASTIMVKYRSINLFLFFLMSKGIPAKNIKNIKLNFLKDNKLPSFLNDLQYKRFLKEVHHLNENTLRQKRDKLALLIVSYTGIRSRELSHISFDDIDEDGEQYLIKIKGKCAKERFVSIRKDLIGALFENFKTIKKQQGLNSPYLLNISLKNSQKPAHIRIDVKSILKRLECVQPQGNHLHLLRHSFASFVYRETKDLLLTQNALGHSSINNTQIYVHMNQDTHKRVSCLF; this is encoded by the coding sequence ATGGAAAATCAAAAAATAAAGCTCCAAGAATCGCAAATCGTTAAATTGCTTGGTGAATACTTTATTCTTAAGGCAAAAACTTTCTCGCAAAACTCCGTATATGATAAAAGAAAGGCAGCAATCTTTCTCTCAATGCAACACGATTTTAAAAGTTTTAAATCTTTGTCTGTATTCATATCTAAAGCGGTAAAGCTTGGCATTATTAGTGCTGGAGGATTAAGCCATTCTCTTAAATGTGTGGAGCATTTTGTTATGCGTGATGGCTATTTTGAGCCAAATATGACAGAGCAAAAATATATTGATTATTTTTTCAATCTTACAAAAACGCTTAAAGCCTCAACGATTATGGTAAAATATCGCTCAATAAATCTCTTTTTGTTCTTTTTAATGTCAAAAGGGATTCCTGCAAAGAACATCAAAAATATCAAGCTCAACTTTTTGAAAGACAATAAGCTTCCCTCGTTTCTTAATGATTTGCAATATAAAAGATTCTTAAAAGAAGTGCATCATCTCAACGAGAACACACTCCGACAAAAGCGTGATAAGCTTGCCTTGTTAATCGTATCTTATACGGGCATACGCAGCCGTGAGCTTTCGCACATAAGCTTTGATGATATAGACGAAGATGGAGAGCAATATCTTATTAAAATCAAGGGCAAATGTGCTAAGGAGCGATTTGTATCTATTAGAAAAGATTTAATAGGTGCGCTGTTTGAAAATTTTAAAACCATAAAGAAACAACAGGGCTTAAATTCTCCCTATCTCCTTAACATATCTCTAAAAAATAGTCAAAAGCCCGCACACATACGAATTGATGTAAAATCAATTCTAAAAAGGCTTGAGTGCGTGCAGCCACAAGGTAATCATTTGCATCTTTTGCGACATAGCTTTGCCTCATTTGTGTATAGAGAGACAAAGGACTTATTGCTCACACAAAACGCATTAGGGCATTCCTCAATCAATAATACCCAAATCTATGTGCATATGAATCAAGATACGCACAAGAGAGTTTCTTGTCTCTTTTAA
- a CDS encoding single-stranded DNA-binding protein, which produces MNSVSINGNLTADAELKYIGSKNTACVTFTIGKSKHFKNERGNIEKKSIFFQVVIYGPYAEKICPSLKKGTQAFIQGTLNAEYWEKDGTKHSRTNIIAQKVFVFGKNTNTFAQNTESTPPPSNPQQDLQSITTISGEEFMEKIYTMPDN; this is translated from the coding sequence ATGAATAGTGTAAGCATAAATGGTAATCTCACAGCGGACGCTGAACTTAAATATATCGGCAGCAAAAACACCGCTTGTGTAACCTTTACCATAGGCAAAAGCAAACATTTTAAAAATGAGCGTGGTAACATTGAGAAAAAATCAATCTTTTTTCAAGTTGTTATCTATGGACCTTATGCAGAAAAGATTTGCCCAAGTCTCAAAAAAGGCACTCAAGCCTTTATTCAAGGCACACTTAACGCAGAATATTGGGAGAAAGATGGTACAAAACATTCAAGAACAAACATTATTGCTCAAAAAGTTTTTGTCTTTGGCAAAAACACAAATACATTTGCACAAAATACAGAATCTACACCTCCACCAAGCAATCCACAGCAAGATTTACAAAGCATTACAACCATAAGTGGCGAAGAATTTATGGAAAAAATCTACACTATGCCCGATAATTAA
- a CDS encoding ArdC-like ssDNA-binding domain-containing protein — MPTTYEQVRESITTNIVATIATSIKNKYAPFARDVKAGEFQRAYNPSNGNSWEGLNSLMFDIKKAEKNYPSNEWVTIKDAAYLGAPTAEIDMLKSSWQDKAVKVQYIAKKEVVNVYKTDKDGKPLPLLDENGKPRMGKDGNPLYQFEMTPQLDAQGNPVIDHKTNKPYMKIKTELRDLPQPVLKTDIVYNIAEFPSVAQALEKVKEARAELEAGKNINTAEIKNFNKFKPLNKSTEYKHILSNSKDYQADCKKVVLQDIKAQLNPVTAEQLTHYFNAQNFNRDYNVPKGFNEQQKQDIQRILDNQNSKEQDSKKQEVQKEQPKQEKQTQAKAPATKKAKVQGKGR, encoded by the coding sequence ATGCCTACAACATATGAACAAGTAAGAGAATCTATTACAACCAATATCGTAGCCACGATTGCTACAAGCATTAAAAATAAATATGCACCATTCGCAAGAGATGTAAAGGCAGGAGAATTTCAAAGAGCCTATAATCCAAGCAATGGTAATTCTTGGGAGGGCTTAAATAGTCTAATGTTTGATATTAAAAAAGCAGAAAAGAATTACCCAAGCAATGAATGGGTTACTATCAAAGATGCTGCGTATTTAGGCGCACCAACTGCGGAAATTGATATGCTAAAAAGCTCTTGGCAAGATAAAGCTGTAAAAGTGCAATATATTGCTAAAAAAGAAGTGGTAAATGTATATAAAACAGATAAAGACGGAAAGCCTCTCCCTCTTTTAGATGAGAATGGCAAACCAAGAATGGGCAAAGATGGGAATCCTTTATATCAGTTTGAAATGACCCCCCAGCTTGATGCTCAAGGTAATCCTGTTATTGACCATAAAACTAATAAGCCTTATATGAAAATTAAAACAGAACTAAGGGATTTGCCTCAACCCGTCTTAAAAACTGATATTGTTTATAATATTGCGGAATTTCCAAGTGTGGCTCAAGCACTAGAAAAAGTAAAAGAGGCAAGAGCAGAGCTTGAAGCAGGTAAAAACATCAATACGGCAGAAATTAAAAACTTCAACAAGTTTAAACCCCTTAATAAAAGCACAGAATACAAGCATATTCTTAGTAATTCAAAAGATTATCAAGCTGATTGCAAAAAAGTTGTATTGCAAGACATTAAAGCGCAACTTAATCCTGTAACTGCCGAGCAACTCACGCATTATTTTAATGCACAAAATTTCAACAGGGATTATAATGTGCCAAAAGGCTTTAACGAACAGCAAAAGCAAGATATTCAAAGGATTCTAGACAATCAAAATAGCAAAGAGCAAGATTCTAAAAAACAAGAAGTGCAAAAAGAACAACCAAAACAAGAAAAACAAACTCAAGCTAAAGCACCAGCAACCAAGAAAGCAAAAGTGCAAGGAAAGGGCAGATAA
- a CDS encoding PcfJ domain-containing protein — MQTNTSLIKDYIPLDFNSLSQDTLKKHPLCFDLKQWRKDSHFLFFLESIKQEYSVLLYELPIDDSPKILILPKSLLIFMEKVLEANKDLKFEFSFCNFEGEENIFYGLDYDSTNKDIFLYKKKIYFKRIENHFKLESEFWQKNQNFIIKEDDSIILGNFNLNTYRNSKIFIKTNRCDYLFSDKLLKTYFLARISTPIIKDLHLLPYFVLSSLRLEFNLLKNARVIQEVVENTLKTKIPFNLNKLNLFMALSFGVSLPFIEEKERNKIYQFLLSYKMNDCKNEFFKSCKQVFYKRKKFNCFNLCYLYLLEKINPSKEENRQLLKDYVELVYQTKSTFNLKIQSIKRIKQEHDVLVKELEKSKIPKNKKLKISAEFIHLNLPQNFTLLKTEKELYLQGQKQHNCVWTRKNRINQGLSAIYNLNYKKKDYTLEIEKKRKQFAIFELKGRYNQHPTREVLSYVRNQLKELNT, encoded by the coding sequence ATGCAAACCAATACAAGCCTCATTAAAGACTATATTCCTTTGGATTTTAATTCTCTTAGTCAAGACACACTAAAGAAACACCCTCTCTGTTTTGATTTAAAGCAATGGCGAAAGGATAGTCATTTCTTATTCTTTTTAGAGAGTATCAAACAAGAATATTCTGTTTTACTCTATGAGTTACCCATTGATGATTCTCCAAAGATTTTAATTCTCCCCAAATCTCTCCTTATCTTTATGGAGAAAGTCTTAGAAGCAAATAAGGATTTAAAATTTGAATTTAGCTTTTGTAATTTTGAGGGAGAGGAAAATATCTTTTATGGACTTGATTATGATAGCACGAATAAAGATATTTTTCTTTATAAAAAGAAAATCTATTTTAAAAGAATAGAGAATCATTTTAAACTTGAATCTGAATTTTGGCAAAAAAATCAAAACTTCATCATTAAAGAAGACGATAGTATTATACTAGGTAATTTTAATTTAAACACTTATAGAAACTCAAAGATTTTTATTAAAACCAATCGTTGTGATTATCTCTTTAGCGATAAACTTTTAAAAACCTATTTTTTAGCAAGAATTTCTACACCTATCATTAAAGATTTACATCTCTTACCCTACTTTGTTTTATCTAGCTTGAGACTAGAGTTTAATCTTTTAAAGAATGCAAGAGTAATTCAAGAAGTAGTAGAAAATACTCTAAAGACTAAAATCCCTTTTAATCTCAATAAGCTCAACTTATTTATGGCTTTATCCTTTGGAGTTTCTTTACCTTTCATAGAGGAAAAAGAAAGAAATAAGATATATCAATTCTTATTAAGCTATAAGATGAATGATTGTAAGAATGAATTTTTTAAATCTTGCAAACAAGTTTTTTATAAGAGAAAGAAGTTTAATTGCTTTAATCTATGTTATCTTTATTTGCTAGAGAAAATTAATCCAAGTAAGGAAGAGAATAGACAATTACTAAAAGACTATGTAGAATTAGTCTATCAAACAAAATCTACCTTCAATCTTAAGATTCAATCCATTAAAAGAATAAAACAAGAACACGATGTATTAGTAAAAGAACTAGAGAAAAGCAAGATTCCAAAGAATAAAAAACTTAAAATTAGTGCAGAGTTTATCCATTTAAACCTACCTCAAAACTTCACACTTTTAAAAACAGAAAAAGAGCTTTATTTACAAGGGCAAAAACAACATAATTGTGTTTGGACAAGAAAAAATAGAATCAATCAAGGATTAAGTGCCATTTATAATTTAAATTATAAGAAGAAGGATTATACCTTAGAGATTGAAAAGAAAAGAAAGCAATTTGCAATCTTTGAATTAAAGGGTAGATACAACCAACACCCAACAAGAGAGGTTCTCTCTTATGTGAGAAATCAATTAAAAGAATTAAATACTTGA
- a CDS encoding thermonuclease family protein: MSKKHLTLILSALCVIIAIINQFFGYNLAYIEGKSITGKIIKVADGDTLTLLYNKEKLKIRFYGIDAPESKQSFGKASKDNLLKLCPLNSQATIKIKDKDKYNRIVGIVFCNGIDVNANQVENGLAWAYKEYSLAYVHLEIQARLAHKGLWSEENPIKPSIYRKQISQYKEWANAHIPRDEIRRSK, encoded by the coding sequence ATGTCCAAAAAACATCTTACACTTATTTTATCCGCTCTTTGTGTCATTATTGCAATTATAAATCAATTCTTTGGCTATAACCTCGCTTATATAGAGGGCAAATCCATCACAGGCAAGATTATAAAAGTTGCTGATGGTGATACACTTACACTCTTATACAATAAAGAAAAGTTAAAAATTAGATTCTATGGGATTGATGCACCTGAATCTAAACAGAGCTTTGGTAAAGCCTCAAAAGATAATCTCTTAAAACTCTGCCCTCTTAATTCTCAAGCAACAATTAAAATCAAAGATAAAGATAAATACAACAGAATTGTAGGCATAGTCTTTTGTAATGGCATTGATGTTAATGCCAATCAAGTAGAAAATGGTTTAGCGTGGGCATATAAAGAATACTCTTTAGCCTATGTGCATTTAGAAATACAAGCAAGACTAGCTCACAAAGGCTTATGGAGTGAAGAAAATCCTATAAAACCTAGCATTTATAGAAAACAAATATCCCAATATAAGGAGTGGGCAAATGCTCATATACCAAGAGATGAGATAAGGAGGAGTAAATGA
- a CDS encoding toprim domain-containing protein yields the protein MPSQDLTKLPLHEILLANGFEIDRNKSSKNYPALINKDKDIKIIVSKKGENYLYFNRHDDFDRGNIISFARNHGYDLHQMVANFDKSIHTAKHYNHNFFSQSHTQMSELNALKSYKNFTQANVKDNKLLELRGFDKEFLTQYQGFIKEDTYHNIIIPNYKLQHINKDFTDENRILLGICGYTKRLSLPITQDREGNQLDKPIKNIQYGSKGIEILNINKESNDIQNIIITESIFDSLSFAQIKDYKANETMLLSTAGQFSENTKQGLEYLIKKAHNAKITLAFDNDEKGQTLSQNMQKLVFEAKKQFPIVYTPFCKDCNDDLKLRNITGLQKLNKHTYKDWIDMQILKYGRINDTQKNANLLKTIRKADTLKALPKESKEAFNKKPKHKAIKSL from the coding sequence ATGCCATCTCAAGATTTAACTAAGCTCCCCTTGCACGAGATATTACTTGCTAATGGCTTTGAAATTGATAGAAATAAAAGTTCAAAAAACTACCCTGCACTCATCAACAAAGATAAAGATATAAAAATCATTGTATCTAAAAAAGGAGAGAATTACCTTTATTTTAATCGCCACGATGATTTTGATAGGGGCAATATCATATCCTTTGCACGCAATCACGGATATGATTTGCACCAAATGGTGGCAAATTTTGATAAGAGTATTCATACAGCCAAACACTATAATCACAATTTCTTTTCGCAATCCCACACACAAATGAGCGAGTTAAATGCACTAAAAAGCTATAAGAACTTCACTCAAGCTAATGTCAAAGACAATAAACTTTTAGAACTTAGAGGTTTTGATAAGGAATTTCTTACTCAATATCAAGGCTTTATCAAAGAAGATACTTATCATAATATCATTATTCCAAATTACAAACTTCAGCATATCAATAAAGACTTCACAGATGAAAATAGAATCTTGCTAGGCATTTGTGGCTATACTAAAAGGTTATCACTTCCCATTACACAAGATAGAGAGGGAAATCAACTTGATAAGCCAATCAAAAACATTCAATATGGGAGCAAGGGCATAGAGATTCTCAATATCAATAAAGAATCAAATGACATTCAAAACATCATTATTACAGAATCTATCTTTGATTCTCTCTCCTTTGCACAAATAAAAGATTATAAAGCCAATGAGACTATGCTTTTATCAACAGCAGGACAATTTAGTGAAAATACCAAGCAGGGCTTAGAATATCTGATAAAAAAGGCTCATAATGCAAAAATTACGCTTGCTTTTGATAATGATGAAAAAGGACAAACTCTAAGTCAAAATATGCAAAAGTTAGTATTTGAGGCAAAAAAGCAATTTCCTATCGTTTATACTCCTTTTTGTAAAGATTGCAATGATGATTTAAAGCTTAGAAATATCACAGGTTTGCAAAAACTCAATAAGCACACTTATAAAGATTGGATAGATATGCAGATTCTTAAATATGGCAGAATAAACGATACACAAAAAAATGCTAATCTTTTAAAGACTATACGCAAAGCCGATACGCTTAAAGCACTTCCAAAAGAAAGCAAAGAAGCTTTTAATAAAAAACCAAAGCATAAGGCAATTAAATCGCTTTAA
- the cas2 gene encoding CRISPR-associated endonuclease Cas2, with amino-acid sequence MEEKFMRVLVMFDMPTCSKKERKDYARFRNNLIKDGFMMLQYSVYMRICKGVASANNYLDKVGLIVPPKGHIRALILTEKQFDNMRLLLGTRSENEKANAPRQLTLF; translated from the coding sequence ATGGAAGAAAAATTTATGAGAGTGCTAGTGATGTTTGATATGCCAACTTGCAGCAAAAAAGAACGTAAAGATTATGCAAGATTCCGCAACAATCTTATTAAAGATGGCTTTATGATGTTGCAATATAGTGTGTATATGAGAATCTGCAAAGGTGTAGCAAGTGCCAATAATTATTTGGATAAGGTGGGTTTGATTGTGCCTCCCAAAGGGCATATTAGGGCTTTGATTCTTACTGAAAAGCAATTTGATAATATGCGATTGCTACTTGGAACAAGAAGTGAAAATGAAAAAGCCAACGCACCAAGACAGCTTACGCTTTTTTGA